A genomic region of Rhipicephalus sanguineus isolate Rsan-2018 chromosome 1, BIME_Rsan_1.4, whole genome shotgun sequence contains the following coding sequences:
- the LOC119379511 gene encoding protein Skeletor, isoforms B/C-like → MSDESDTWESFKQTLRLQCDRGQPGTFTWTPDKDTPNLVYYQCFTHYYLGWKIVVTDPEEAEQAMESAASPVLLSRLLVLLLFSLAYPVSLCSDFL, encoded by the exons ATGAGCGACGAGTCTGACACCTGGGAGAGCTTCAAGCAGACCCTGAGGCTGCAGTGCGACCGCGGGCAGCCTGGAACATTCACCTGGACCCCGGACAAAGACACGCCCAACCTTGTCTACTACCAG tgtttCACCCACTACTATCTCGGCTGGAAGATCGTTGTCACTGACCCGGAAGAAGCGGAGCAGGCCATGGAAAGCGCCGCCAGCCCAGTGCTACTGTCAcggctgctggtgctgctgctgttttcgctcGCTTACCCTGTGTCGCTCTGCTCAGATTTCCTTTGA
- the LOC119379509 gene encoding uncharacterized protein LOC119379509, with the protein MAKENRSGHCPAYFDELVGPTRARYKEKIALCDGVDPYELRVGAQAAVDASLLPTVTHVDIINYLVLSTNYVSLDQMKAYKSLDSHNYFTSGWVRNITAKKLPSERVVVLSQVNHSQRLREAPLKVWLLVDLDGSIITAHCTCMAGAGEACSHVGATLFAVETAVRIRDSATCTDKSNVWLPAYSPTTEFKRLQDIDFSSSKAKKKRMDTIHIDSPNTHQPSRPVPKVPAPTPDELERCYAAIKESGANPALFMVNAKYSSNFHPPKENEPCLLRSLGSTEARTEDLPALLVRAEKVLRELKITDDMVTRVERNTREQSKCSKWYAYRAGRITASVMKSVCTTSVSQPSVSLVKRICYPEKQKFSSAATEWGLRHENTALSSYKAKAVQQHRDFRLRKTGVFLCVEYPHLAASPDSFVSCACCGDGIVEVKCPYSAADCDILQTLNSPNCSLEQRNGKLVLKRTHAYYFQIQAQIAVCRVKYCDFVVWTPTSLYTERVLEDAVFFNEILLKATRFFTHVVLPELFAEFFTKKGEAVESDAATAAYCYCRGPEIGKMLACDGKKCPYKWFHYSCIGIKRAPRQKTWFCSDCST; encoded by the exons ATGGCGaaggagaatcgttcaggacattgtCCTGCATACTTTGATGAACTTGTAGGACCAACGCGGGCCAGGTACAAAGAAAAAATAGCCCTGTGCGACGGCGTGGATCCCTATGAGCTACGGGTTGGTGCTCAAGCCGCTGTTGATGCAAGCCTGCTGCCAACGGTTACCCATGTCGACATTATAAATTATCTGGTGCTCTCGACAAATTATGTTTCACTTGACCAGATGAAGGCCTACAAATCGCTGGACTCACACAATTACTTTACGAGCGGATGGGTCCGGAACATCACTGCCAAGAAGTTGCCGTCTGAGCGTGTCGTCGTGCTTAGTCAG GTAAACCATTCACAGCGCCTGCGGGAAGCACCACTAAAAGTTTGGCTCTTGGTTGACTTGGATGGCAGTATCATCACTGCCCACTGTACCTGCATGGCAGGTGCAGGAGAAGCTTGCTCTCATGTTGGTGCAACTCTCTTTGCGGTGGAAACAGCAGTGCGGATCAGAGACTCTGCGACTTGCACGGACAAGAGCAATGTGTGGCTCCCTGCATACAGCCCTACGACTGAGTTCAAACGGCTCCAAGACATTGACTTTTCGTCGTCTAaggccaagaaaaaaagaatggacaCCATCCACATCGATTCTCCCAACACCCATCAGCCATCCCGACCAGTGCCAAAAGTTCCTGCTCCAACACCAGATGAACTCGAACGGTGCTATGCTGCGATAAAAGAGAGTGGAGCTAATCCTGCATTATTCATGGTTAATGCAAAATACAGTTCAAATTTTCATCCACCAAAAGAGAATGAGCCGTGTCTCCTTCGCAGTCTAGGGAGCACAGAAGCCAGAACAGAAGATTTGCCGGCCTTACTAGTTCGTGCAGAGAAGGTATTACGTGAACTTAAAATAACTGACGACATGGTGACTCGTGTTGAGAGAAACACGAGAGAGCAGTCTAAATGTTCAAAGTGGTACGCATACCGAGCTGGAAGAATTACAGCATCTGTAATGAAGAGTGTCTGCACAACGAGTGTGAGCCAGCCATCAGTGAGCTTAGTGAAGCGAATTTGTTACCCTGAGAAACAAAAGTTTTCATCAGCGGCAACAGAATGGGGACTGCGACACGAGAACACTGCCCTTTCCAGCTACAAGGCCAAAGCAGTGCAGCAGCATAGAGATTTTCGTCTTAGAAAGACTGGTGTTTTTTTATGTGTGGAGTACCCACATCTTGCAGCTAGTCCCGATTCATTTGTAAGTTGTGCATGCTGTGGTGATGGCATTGTGGAAGTGAAATGTCCGTACTCTGCAGCGGATTGTGACATTTTACAAACATTGAACAGTCCTAACTGTTCTCTTGAGCAAAGGAATGGGAAGCTTGTTTTGAAAAGAACTCATGCATATTATTTTCAAATTCAAGCACAGATTGCAGTGTGTCGTGTGAAATATTGCGACTTCGTTGTGTGGACACCTACGTCACTTTACACTGAAAGAGTATTGGAGGATGCAGTTTTTTTTAATGAGATTTTGCTAAAGGCAACTCGGTTTTTTACACACGTTGTTCTTCCAGAGCTGTTCGCAGAGTTTTTTACTAAGAAAGGTGAAGCCGTAGAAAGTGATGCTGCAACTGCTGCGTATTGCTACTGCAGAGGCCCGGAAATTGGAAAGATGTTGGCTTGTGATGGCAAAAAGTGCCCTTACAAGTGGTTTCACTACTCTTGCATAGGTATCAAGCGGGCACCAAGGCAGAAGACATGGTTTTGCTCAGACTGTTCAACTTAA